ACCAGTTTTCCTCCTTCTTGTTTGTTACATTTCTTGCTGATCAGTATATCATTTATTTTGCACTTGTTCTAGACATGAGCCAAAAATAAAAGTCTAACGGGTTAGGCCCTAACAAATAGGGCAGACCGCGTGGCGCATCTGCCCTGGCGCGTCTGCCCTATTGATTGGTAATTCTGCTAAAAAAATTTAGGCCTCAAGAAAAGCGGCTCTTGCTTCCTGGAGCTTAGTTTCTACTTCTTCCAACGCCTTGGGGCCAAACCCTTCCAGGGCTAACAACCGGTCTTTATCCATTTTAGCCAGGTCGCCCACCGTCACCACATCGGCCCCTTGCAAAATTTGATAAATACGATCGCTCAACTCAAGCGCGACCAATTTTTGTTTCAAAAACCGCTGGTTTATTTTCGCTTGAGCCTGTTGCTGGCGTTTGCTCATATCGGCCTGGTGTTCGCTGTAACGATCAAGACGTTTCAAAAAGCGGTCAACCTGGCCGGCGGAGTCAACAATGCGTTGTTCTCCGGTAAAAAAGGGATGGCATTGGGAACAAACGTCGGTGCGAATCACTTCTACCGTTGAGCCGGTGGTCCAAGTATTGCCGCAGGAGCAGATTACCTGGGCATTAGGGTAATACTTGGGATGAATATTACTTTTCATTGCTCACAACCTCTCTGCGTTTAAACAGCTTCGGGATAAACGCTGATCCGCTTTTTGTCCCGGCTGATGTGTTCAAATTTGACAAAACCTTCAGCGGTGGCAAAAAGCGTATAATCGCGCCCCATGCCCACATTCACGCCCGGGTGAAACTTGGTCCCCTTTTGGCGAACCAGAATGTGGCCGGATTTCACCAACTCACCGCCAAACTTTTTAACGCCAAGCCGTTTACTTTGACTATCACGCCCGTTGCGGCTGGAGCCGCCGCCTTTTTTATGCGCCATCTGTACTCTCCTCTGTTTTGGTTTTGGCTTTAGCCCTGGCTTTGGCCGCTATTTTGTCAATGCGCAGGCGGGTAAAATTTTGCCGGTGTCCTTGCTTTTTGTGATAATTTTTTTTGTGTTTATACACAATCACTTTTTTACTCCGCCCGTGGCCTTCAACCGTGGCCGTTACCTGCGCGCCTTCAACCAAAGGGGTGCCAACCTTAACGTCTTTGTCCCCCCCGATCATTAAAACGCGCTCAATTTTTACTTTGTCGCCTACTGCCACAGACAGCTTTTCCACTTCTATCACGTCGCCTTCGGCCACACGATACTGTTTGCTGCCGTTTTCTATCACTGCATACATGATCCGGTTTCTCTCCAATAGGATTTTGCCTATCTAACAAAAAACAAGTGCGACCGTGCCTTCCGGTCACACAAAAGAGTATTATATTCGTCCAGGTTAAAGTTGTCAAAAAAAGCTAACATAAATTCAGGGCCATTCAATTCCATTTGGCCATCATCGTTTGCCCGCCGTATACTTGCTGGCCCACTTTCACCAGCACCTCTACTTCCGGCGGCAGCAGCAGGTCAACCCGGCTGCCAAACCTGATCAGGCCCAATCGCTGCCCGGCCACAACCCGGTCTCCATTTTCCACCCAACACACAATGCGCCGGGCCAAAATGCCGGCAATCTGTTTAATCGCCAGCCGGCCTCGCGGCGTTTCTAAACCAATTAAGTTCGACTCGTTACGGCGCGTATCTTTGAGAAAAGCCGGGGCAAAACTGCCGGGTTCATAATGGGTCAGCAAAACCTGGCCGGGGTAGGGATTGTGCTGGACGTGTACGTCAAAAATGGTCATAAAAACGCTCACCCGCCGCGCCTGGCCCTGGATAAAGTGGGGTTCATGCACCAATTCAATATCCGTTACCCGGCCATCGGCGGGAGCGATGATCACGTTTGGAGAGGTTGAGGCAGGGATACGTTCCGGGTCTCTAAAAAAGTAGAATACCCAGCCCAGTAAAATGGCCGGAAACAAAACCAGCCAACGTCGCCGCGCCAACAAAGTTAGCCCAACGGCGCCGGTTAAACTCAATACAATGGCGGGCACCTCCCGCCAGGCTGCCAAAATACCGCTCCACATTGTTTAACTCTCGCTCAAACGTCGCCGGTGTTGGGCCATACGGTAAAGAAAAACAACCGGCCCACTGAGACCATACAGC
This is a stretch of genomic DNA from Anaerolineae bacterium. It encodes these proteins:
- the rpmE gene encoding 50S ribosomal protein L31; translated protein: MKSNIHPKYYPNAQVICSCGNTWTTGSTVEVIRTDVCSQCHPFFTGEQRIVDSAGQVDRFLKRLDRYSEHQADMSKRQQQAQAKINQRFLKQKLVALELSDRIYQILQGADVVTVGDLAKMDKDRLLALEGFGPKALEEVETKLQEARAAFLEA
- the rpmA gene encoding 50S ribosomal protein L27, translating into MAHKKGGGSSRNGRDSQSKRLGVKKFGGELVKSGHILVRQKGTKFHPGVNVGMGRDYTLFATAEGFVKFEHISRDKKRISVYPEAV
- the rplU gene encoding 50S ribosomal protein L21, which gives rise to MYAVIENGSKQYRVAEGDVIEVEKLSVAVGDKVKIERVLMIGGDKDVKVGTPLVEGAQVTATVEGHGRSKKVIVYKHKKNYHKKQGHRQNFTRLRIDKIAAKARAKAKTKTEESTDGA
- a CDS encoding phosphatidylserine decarboxylase, whose product is MWSGILAAWREVPAIVLSLTGAVGLTLLARRRWLVLFPAILLGWVFYFFRDPERIPASTSPNVIIAPADGRVTDIELVHEPHFIQGQARRVSVFMTIFDVHVQHNPYPGQVLLTHYEPGSFAPAFLKDTRRNESNLIGLETPRGRLAIKQIAGILARRIVCWVENGDRVVAGQRLGLIRFGSRVDLLLPPEVEVLVKVGQQVYGGQTMMAKWN